In Papaver somniferum cultivar HN1 chromosome 1, ASM357369v1, whole genome shotgun sequence, a genomic segment contains:
- the LOC113316021 gene encoding protein HEADING DATE 3A-like codes for MPRPRDPLVVGRVVGDVLDPFNRSIPIRISYTSKDVTNGCELKPSAVVSQPRVEIGGDDMRTFYTLVMVDPDAPSPSDPSLREYLHWLVTDIPGTTGATYGQEIVTYEAPRPTVGIHRFVYVLFRQLGRQTVYAPGWRQNFNTRDFAEIHNLGLPVAAVYFNCQRESGSGGRRR; via the exons ATGCCAAGACCAAGAGATCCATTGGTTGTAGGGAGGGTAGTAGGGGATGTATTAGACCCCTTTAATAGATCAATACCAATTAGGATATCCTACACTTCAAAGGATGTCACTAATGGCTGTGAACTCAAACCTTCTGCTGTTGTTAGTCAACCTAGAGTTGAAATTGGTGGTGATGACATGAGGACCTTTTACACTCTG GTTATGGTAGACCCTGATGCACCTAGCCCAAGTGATCCTAGTTTAAGAGAATATCTACACTG GTTGGTTACTGATATCCCGGGAACAACAGGAGCAACTTATG GACAGGAAATCGTAACTTACGAAGCACCTAGACCAACTGTGGGGATTCACCGATTTGTTTACGTGTTATTCCGTCAACTTGGTCGTCAAACTGTGTATGCTCCAGGGTGGCGTCAAAATTTCAACACacgagattttgctgaaattcaCAATCTCGGACTGCCTGTTGCTGCTGTATACTTCAACTGCCAGAGGGAGAGTGGCTCCGGAGGCCGTAGAAGATGA
- the LOC113316014 gene encoding 2-isopropylmalate synthase A-like — MAAVFMNPNITFPTPKTFTSVNPRIPTSFFSPSSKSLKSQQSSSFKSIKCSISPSSASSSGSATTTTKHIRPEYIPNKISDPNYVRIFDTTLRDGEQSPGATMTSKEKLDVARQLAKLGVDIIEAGFPASSKDDAESVKLIAKEVGNAVDSDGHVPVICGLARCNKNDIDTAWEAVKYAKKPRIHTFIATSEIHLKYKLRKSREQVCAIATEMVAYARSLGCEDVEFSPEDAGRSDREFLYQVLGEVIKAGATTLNIPDTVGYTLPSEFGKLISDIKSNTPGIENVVISTHCQNDLGLSTANTLAGANAGARQVEVTINGIGERAGNASLEEVVMSIKCRGDEQLAGLYTGINTRHIVMASKMVAEYTGMSVQPHKAIVGANAFAHESGIHQDGMLKFKGTYEIMSPEDVGLSRSNESGIVLGRLSGRHALKSRLLELGYELDGKELDDVFWRFKAVAEKKKNLSDGDIEALVSDEVFQPQVVWSVGDMQVTCGTLGLSTATVKLIGAADGVEHVACSVGTGPVDAAYKAIDLIVKVPVMLLEYSMSSVTEGIDAIASTRVVIRGENGHTSTNAITGETVHRTFSGTGAGMDIVVSSVRAYVNALNKMMGFKSVSASKVSPESSQSS; from the exons ATGGCTGCCGTTTTCATGAACCCTAACATCACCTTTCCCACCCCCAAAACCTTCACTTCCGTAAACCCTAGAATCCCTACTTCTTTCTTCTCCCCTTCATCTAAATCCCTAAAATCCCAACAATCGTCTTCTTTCAAATCAATCAAATGTTCAATCTCACCTTCTTCGGCTTCATCTTCAGGTTCAGCAACAACAACGACAAAACATATTCGTCCAGAATACATACCAAACAAAATCTCAGATCCAAATTATGTACGGATTTTCGACACAACATTGAGAGACGGCGAACAATCGCCAGGAGCAACAATGACTAGTAAGGAAAAACTTGATGTAGCGAGGCAATTGGCGAAACTTGGTGTTGATATAATTGAAGCTGGATTTCCAGCTTCGTCTAAAGATGATGCTGAATCTGTTAAACTTATTGCGAAAGAAGTTGGGAATGCTGTTGATAGTGATGGTCATGTACCTGTGATTTGTGGATTAGCTAGATGTAATAAGAATGATATTGATACTGCCTGGGAAGCTGTCAAGTATGCGAAGAAGCCGAGAATTCATACTTTTATTGCTACTAGTGAGATTCATTTGAAATATAAATTGAGGAAATCTAGAGAACAAGTTTGTGCTATTGCTACAGAAATGGTTGCTTATGCTAGGAGTTTGGGCTGTGAGGATGTCGAATTTAGTCCTGAAGATGCCGGAAG ATCTGATAGGGAATTTCTTTATCAAGTTCTTGGAGAGGTTATTAAAGCTGGTGCGACGACCCTCAACATCCCAGATACTGTTGGTTATACTTTGCCAAGTGAATTTGGAAAGTTGATTAGTGATATCAAATCGAATACTCCTGGAATAGAGAATGTGGTTATCTCGACGCATTGCCAGAATGATCTAGGTCTTTCTACTGCTAACACTTTGGCG GGGGCCAATGCAGGTGCAAGGCAAGTGGAGGTAACTATTAATGGAATCGGGGAAAGAGCCGGAAATGCTTCTTTGGAGGAG GTTGTGATGTCAATAAAATGTCGAGGGGATGAGCAATTAGCAGGACTGTACACTGGAATCAACACCAGACACATTGTCATGGCAAGCAAGATG GTGGCAGAATATACAGGAATGTCTGTACAGCCTCACAAGGCTATTGTCGGAGCTAATGCGTTTGCTCATGAAAGTGGTATCCACCAG GATGGAATGCTTAAATTTAAAGGTACATATGAGATCATGTCTCCTGAGGATGTTGGTTTATCTCGGTCTAATGAATCTGGTATAGTTCTTGGGAGGTtgag TGGAAGGCATGCTTTGAAGTCTCGCCTTTTGGAG CTAGGCTATGAGTTGGATGGTAAGGAACTTGATGATGTCTTTTGGCGTTTCAAAGCAGTTGCTGAGAAGAAAAAG AACTTATCTGATGGTGACATAGAGGCATTGGTCTCTGATGAAGTTTTCCAGCCGCAAGTTGTATGGTCTGTTGGGGATATGCAG GTCACATGTGGAACCCTTGGCCTTTCTACAGCAACTGTTAAGCTAATCGGCGCTGCTGATGGAGTGGAGCATGTTGCTTGTTCTGTTGGAACAGGTCCAGTTGATGCAGCTTACAAAGCCATTGATCTCATTGTTAAG GTACCCGTAATGCTCCTCGAGTACTCCATGAGCTCAGTTACAGAAGGCATTGATGCAATAGCTTCCACCCGTGTTGTAATACGTGGAGAAAACGGCCACACTTCCACCAATGCTATTACTGGAGAAACTGTCCATCGCACTTTCAG TGGAACTGGGGCAGGGATGGATATTGTTGTCTCCAGTGTCAGGGCCTATGTTAATGCTCTTAACAAAATGATGGGTTTCAAGAGTGTATCTGCATCGAAGGTTTCTCCTGAATCTTCTCAGAGTTCATAA